GAGCATGACCATATTTTCATCAAGTCCTTGGCGAAATAATTCTAACCTTTTATGACCTTCTAAATCTCTCATGTTGAGCGGACTAACAGTAAATGGAAACAATGCAGGTGTTTGACTAATTCTACCTAGGGCTTGTATCTCTGAATGACTGGCGATTAAAGCTGCTTCTATCAACCATGCGGCTAACGCTTTGTTGTCTATGAATTGAACTTTTGCAGGTTGATAAATACCTTTTTCTGTTGTGTCTTCCAGGACACCCCAATCAACACAGCATCGTAGAACTCGTCTTATGGTTTTACCCAATCCTACTTCGTCAGCTAGGAGGTAGCGAATGCTGCTGTTGGAAACTGCTTTGGATAATGCTTTGATTTGATGGGGTAAGGGGATGAGTGAGGATTCAATTGGGGCTAGGAGTACGTCTTGAGTGAGTGCATCAGCAATACGGGCTGCTGTGGCTATGTATGCAATGCTTGCAGGAGTGGTTACAATACGGTTCGGTTAACAGTAATGGCGACCAGAGAAACCCGGTATCTTTGAGATACCGGGTTTCTGAGGTGCGTGCTTATCCGAACCGTATTGGGAGTGGTTAAACCTGCTGCTGAAAGTGGTTTTAGTTGTTCGGCGCGGACGCGCACAACTGTATCTTGGGTGGGTAGCCAGATACGGTGGAATGTATTTCCCCACAGGTTCTGGGTTTCGATTATTTTACAGATTTGGCGATGTTCTTCGCTCCAGAACCAAGTACTCACTTTCATTGTGTTATTTGCTGTGCTAGTCCCATTTTACTGAGATTTGAGCAAGAGTAATACCATTTCACGAATTGAAGTTCAAGATTAAGTAGTAACTGCTTTCCTTCCATTATTTTAGTTCTTTTATTATGACAATATATATTGGATGTTTCGTTCTTGATATTAAGTAGAATAAACTATTTCTATTCTTTTTGTTGTTGATTCAACCAAGTCACTAAATCACCTACTTCCGAGAAATCAACGAAAGCTTCTACTAAATCCTCTAATTGCCGAGTGGATAATTCCTGTACTTGTTCCATCAATGATGAATCAAGTTGGCTAAAACGCCTATTAAGTAGACGCATAATTATTAAAATTGCTTCTTGTTTTCTTGCCTTTTCAAGGATATCTTGATAAATCACTGATTCTTGCATAGTCTTCTCTCCTACAAACTGCTTAATTAACTGCTCTAAAAACTTGAATTCAGCTAAAAAATCCAGAGATGTAGGTTGAATTGAGCGATCGCAAAATACAACAAAGTCTCAAAAATTTGAGTTTTTATTCCTCAACCCAACCTACGCGATTTGGAATTTTTACCTTATCTGAGCGATATTGGCAACAATTTGCAAAGGATAGAAAAAGTAGAACAAACGAGTGCTACTCTCTTTGTTGTTGATTCAACCAAGTCACTAAATCCCCCACTTCCGAGAAATCAACGAAAGCTTCTGCTAGATCCTCTAATTGCTTAATGGATAATCCCTGTACTTGTTCCACCAATGATGAATCCAGTTGACTAAAACGCCGATTAAGCTGACGCATGATTAATAAAATTGCTTCTTGTTTTCTTTCCTTGGCTGCAATATCTTGATAAATCACTGATTCTCGCATCATATCCTCCGATAAAAATTGACGAATTACATCCTTAGTAAACCGCAAGCCAGCTAAGACCTCCAGACAACCTGCAACATTTTGTCGTTCCTCTCTATCTGAAATTCTATCTACGTTTTCTGCAACTCGCGCCAACAACCCTTGAGGTGAATCTGTCCGCGTTAAAGGTGCTAGGGGTAGCAATCCTGGGTTAGTGAGAAATAATGCTGAATCTTGTTCCCATAGGCGAATGACTCGATAACGGTGAACTGTTGTCTCATCTCGATATTCCTCTGTAAAAACGAGTTCATTATCTTCTTCCTGTAAAAAGACGATGACTTGTATCACTGGACACCGATATTGTCGCTTTAATCGCACTGAGTAATCGAGCATTCTGAACGGAAGCGGTGGATTGGATGACGTTAAAGTTTGAAATTCAATGTGCAAAATTTGGTTTGCTGTTTGCAGGAAAGTCACAGAATCGGCACGAATTGGTTCTAAACTCAATTCAGTTTTCAGTACGCCGATCTCCCTCGGCTCAATTGCTAGCAGCCAACGGACAAATTCTGCTGGGTATTGTTCGGCTAAATATTTACAAACGTTATCGTAACTCATTTGTTGTTTGGTACTTTTTGTTACTCTACAACAATCCGAACCTTACCTGGATCTTTACCCTTTGCTAGATCGCTGAGATAATCATCAAACCGTTTTTTCATCTCTTGGACGGTACAAGGCGAACCCCCATTTAGTAACACCTTCTGCAAATCTTGTGTCTTAACAACTACCTTGACTAACCCAGAAAGAACTTCTTGAATATCATGAATAAACTCATTTGTCAATGGATTTGGCAGAACTTGCGATCGCAAAAACTCAACCTTGAGTGACCAACTGCGCCATACCTGGTGCTAGTCCCAACAGTTCAAACAGTGCTTTGAGTGCTGGTAAATTCCAATCTTTTGGTTGCTCAATGTGCTTGAAATTAACCAGTTCTTCAACAGAAGTTGTCACCAAACTATCCAAACTATTGGCATCAAATTTTTTCCCAGGAATAGCCAAGGCACTATCCCCGTTGTAAACTAAAGCTGCTGCCAGCACAACTACCCATTCCGGTTCTAATCTATACTGACTGGGAGCCATGTACTCAACTCCCGAAATATCTTGAATGACTTCCGCACGATTGAGAACTTGACCGGAACCTTTTTGCTTCAGTAAGGACAAAATGTAGTTCGCATATTTAGAGCGATGGACATCTAACTTGTCTCCATCCAATAATTCCAAACCATCAAGTACTGCGATCGCTTGTTTTGTCTTCGTTGTTCCCTTAAGAAAACGCAATGCATCTTGTGCAGCCCGGATTTTGTTTTCCCTTGTAATTAACAAGGAAAAAGTTGGATATTCTGGTGCTCGATCTCCAAAATGAGCAGCTAAACAGCTAGAACTTACCACATTCACTACAAAATAAGGACGGGCAAGATGCCCATCCCACAAAAGATTGATAGATTTGTGAGGTAAGACGTTTTGCCCGTCCTTTAAGACAACGCAAGATATGAAATCACCAAATCTCAAACCTTAGATAATTCTGGAGTTAAAACTTTCTGACTTTGTATTGGAGTGAGCTGTAACTTTCTTTGAGGTAAGAGTTGAGCATAGCGGTTTGTCAAATAGCGGTTAAGCCTCGTATCCAAGAAACTGAGAACTTTTTTCAAAGGCTTGTTCTCAAACCCAAAGCTCAAGCGACGAGTTAAAGGTTTGATAATCGTCCCTCTGCGCCTCCATCCCAACTGTTTGTACTTGGTTTTGAAGTACCCGTCGTCTTCAACTAAATTCCACTTTTCCTGAATGCGTTGAAAGCTTTCCAATGTCCACGCATCACTCCAACGCAGCATATAAAAATGTATATCTGTCCACTCTAGTGGAGGACCGGGTACATAAGTGACAATACTATCAGGCTCAAAATAAACTTTTCCTCCTGCTTGAGCTACGGTTAGACAGAAATCAAGATGCTCTTTGGTGCAGAGCATTGCTTCGTCTAAAAAACCAATACGCTCAAATATCTCTGTGCGAACTAGTACGCAGTGAAACTCTGCTAACTCTGTTTGAGTTCGCTGAAGTTGGGGATGTACATCTCTTACCATCTGCTTTTGCTTGTACATCTTTTCACGCAGATGTCGTCTCCCTTTGATGTCGGTAATAATGCGACACTCTCCACCTGCAAAGTGAACCATTTCGTGTACTGGTTCTTTTTCGCACATTAAAGGACCAACGACTGTAGCCCCTGTTTCTTCAGCACAATTCACTAGGGCTTGCAGCCAACCCGGCGACACTATAATGTCGTTATCAGCAAATACTAAGTATTTGGTGTTGACTTGGCTCAAACCAATGTTTCGAGCATGATTGGGTGAAAGGTAGTAATCTGTCCGAATAATTTGGAATTGCTTTTCTTGTGCTTGGGTTTCAAGATAAGACCGAACTTTAGCGGGTGAATTCCCATCAACATAAATTAACTTGAAGGGAATGTCTGTATGTTGGTAAATACTTTCTAGCGATTCTTGAGTACAGCTAAAACGTTCGCGGGGGACAACGACGATGGTGACTAGGGGTTGTTCTGTGGTTGATGGTTTCATAAATTACGATTTTAGATTTTGGATTTTGGATTTTGGATTGAAAAAGCTTTACCTAAGCTTAGTTGCAACTAACTATCTGTTAGATTTTTGGTATCAGGGTAGATTTTTTAAACATGGGTTAGAGTGAAGGGTTGCTTTAATAAAGATTGCTTGATTGATTCTGCATGGAGTAGTTGTTGATAGATTTCAACTAATTCATTGTTCAGTTTGTTCATGTCATATTTTTCTTGGACTCGCGCCCGACCAGCACGACCCATTTGTTCCCAAATTTCTGGATGTGAAATAAGATGGCTTAATTTCTCGGCTATGGCGTTGGTGTCTCTCTCTGGAACGAGAAATCCGGAAATTCCATCTTGTACTAATTCGGGAATTCCACCGTGAAAAGTACTAATCACGGGTAATCCCATTGCCATTGCTTCTTTTAAAGTGTTAACGGGTGCATCCTGGTTTCCATCTGCTGCAGTGATGCTGGGAGCTATAAAAATATGGGAGTTGTCGAGAATCTCAATAATTTCTTGCTGCTGTTTCCAACCTAAGAGTTTGACAATGTGGCTGATATTGAGTTCTGCAATTAACTTCTGAAAATCTTCTTTTAAAGGTCCATCACCGATAATATTGTACTCTATGTTTTGGTGATGGCAAGCTAGTTTGGCAATGGCACGAATAGCATACTCTATCCCTTTTTTTTCTACTAGGCGACCTGTTGTTGCTATTCGTACTCTTTTATCGCTTGGTAAATAGCGTGGGGTGAAGGCAAATTTACTACAATCAATTCCCGAACCGTGGACAACTATTTTTTGGGGCTTGCAACCTAGGACGATCGCACGATTGCGGAAAAATTCACAGTTGGCGAGGAAAAAGTCTCCTTCTTGGAAGAGTTGTTCGTAAACGAGATCGCCTTGTTCTTGAACATAGCTACTAATATCTATTCCACGAAATGTTGTTACCAATTTGCCTTGAAGTAGACCCGTTTCCCGAAACACCAAACCCATAGGTCCTAAGGTGCCAAACTGACAGTGAATTATATCGTAGGTTCTGTCTTTTAATAGCGGTATTGCTCTATAAAACCACTTTAATGATGTCACTTGCTGACCGTATTTAAATAAGTTCAGCAATTGCAAGCAGGACAAAGAACCTTTATCCAAATTTGCTAACAATAATCCAATGGCTTTGAGAACACGCCATAAATAATTATCTGGTCTAGTAGGGGGGTAATAAGTGCGTTCTAACAGGTGATATTCTTCTATAACAGGATGTACTTTAGAAAGATTTGCAGGAGGACCGTTGAGAGCATGGATGTGAACTTCGTGTCCGCGATCTATGAGACCGGTGATTTGGTTTAAAATGAAGGCTTCTGATAAAACAGGAAACCGCCAAACTAAAAATGCAATTTTCATTTGATGAATCCAAACTGGAACGAATTAGAGTTAGAAGGGAGCAGGAATATAACTTTTGTTGTCCAGCAACTTGAAAAGTAAATCTTTGTCAGTGACCGAAACATTCATGGCTTGAAGTATGGGAACGCCCTGAGGTTCGGGATAATAGAGAATACTAATGGTCTCTGGATAGAGTTGCAATCGCCAAAGTTGCTCTGGATTGAGGCTCAGTGCTTGATTGATAAAGTCTTTGATGATGCGATCGCCACCTAAAACAAGCCCAGTTGATAACTGCTCGGAATTTGCTCTAACGGATACTATTGCTTGATATTCGTGAATATCTGCATTCAGTCTAAAATCGATACCTATCTTTTCCAACATCTGAACGCTCTGCTGAATCTGCTTTTCAGAAGTTGATTGTGATGACAAAAGTATTAGGCGCAAACCTTGATTGCTTTCTTGGAGATTGGGTAAACTTTCCTCTAAGTTGGAGGTACTATTAACTCCCATCAATTGACCTGACTCTAAAGAACCATCAGGAAATTCCAATATACTGATACCACAATTAGACTGCTCAATGCAATGATAGTGTTCGGGAGTTACACCAATTGCAGTATGAATTAAGGCGCGGTTAGTACCTCCGTGAGCAACAACCAACAAAGTCTGACCCCTGTGGCGGGGTAACACCTCCTGCCAAAATTGTCGCACTCGTTTGTACAGATCTAAAGCCGGGTAAAAATACGAAGGAGGGGAATGGGGAAGTTCCATACAGAATTCATGAGGGTGTTGTTTCCAAGTGCGGTATTCATTCGCAAATTTTTCGCGCACGTATTGGAATGCCAAGCCTTGCCAAATTGGTAGATCGGTTTCTTTCAACAGGGTAGTTATATGGATTGTATTTGGGTCAACAGTGGGAGACATAGCCTCCAATATTTCCCCAGCTGTTTGCTGCGCTCGTTTTAAAGGACTGCAATAAATGGCATCAAACGCTAACCCCTTCAAGTAAGCCCCAGTCTTGCTAGCAGCACTGCACCCTTTCTCTGTCAGAATTGATTCATCACTACAGCCTTGATAAAGACCAAGAGCATTGTAAGTACTTTGTCCGTGACGAACGAGAACTACGCGAGTTCCTTGGTGTTGCTCAGGCTTCAAGGGCATAAGTCCCTCCTTTACGGAAACTGCCATTGTTGGTAATATTTTGCAATCTATACAAACTTGCATATCGATCGCCCAACTTCATGAGTTCGCTATGAGTGCCGTACTCTAAAAGACTTCCACTCTCAACATAGAGAATCAAATCTGCGTGTTTTACTGCTCTAAGATTGTGAGAGATCAAAAACGTTGTCCGTTCTTGAGTCAATCTCTCCAATGCCTTACTGACCGCACGTTCGCTAGCATTATCCAACCCTGTTGTTGGTTCATCAAGGATAACTATTGGCGCTTGACGGATAGCAGCACGTGCGATCGCAATCCGTTGCCTCTGCCCTCCTGATAGAGTCGCCCCCCGTTCACCCAATATTGTGTCATAACCTTGGGGCAAATTTATAATAAAATCGTGAGCATTAGCCAGACGAGCAGCTTTTTCTATCTCTTGATGAGTTGCTTCTAATTTTCCGTAAGCAATATTTTCCCGCACGCTGACAGCAAACAAAATACTTTCTTGCATCACAGTACTCACTTGCTGTCGAAGAGAGTCCAAAGTGTACTCGCGTATATCCTGTCCGTCAATTAAAATTCGACCTTCCACAGGATCGTAAAGGCGAAGAATCAAGCTAAGGAGAGTTGATTTACCGCTTCCTGATGGACCAACAACCGCTACTTGTTGACCTGATTGCACGACAAAGTTAATATTTTTCAGGATAATTCTATTTGGCGTGTAAGCAAAAGTCACATTCTCAAACCGCACTGTTCCAAAAAAAGGATGAGCTTTTGTTGCACCGGGCAAATCTCTCACACTTGGTTCATAGTCCAACAGTTCCACAACTCGCTCGCCAGAAGCAGTCGCTTTAGCAATTTGTCCCACTTGGTTGGAGAGTTTTCGCATTGGTTCAAACGCATTTTTGAGGTAAGTCATAAAGACTAGCAACTCACCAGGAGTCAGTGACTTTTGTAAAACTGCGTGCGAACCTTTCCATAAAACCACAGCAATGATAATTGCCATTAATACCTGTACTGTCCGTTCGAGTGCTGCTGACAATCTTAAAGATTCAGTCACTTCATCTAAACTTTTTCTGTTTTGCTTTGAAAAGATGCCTTCTAGCAAGCTGTGAAGCGAAAGTACCTGCACCACCTTGATAGCACCAATTGTTTCACCCGTTGTTGAAGCCAAAATACCTTCAGAATTGCGATGCTTGCCGGCAAATTTGCGGATGCGGCTAACGATCTGACCTGTCAATACAAGAAACAAGGGAAAAATAGTGAATGCCACAAGTGCTAGTTCCCAATTCAGCCAGAACATCACTGTCAACATACCAATAAGTGTGACAATATTCGTCACTAAAGGTAAGACAGCTTTGACAATAACAATCCGCATCTTTTCAATATCAGTTGTTACGCGAGTTATTAAGTCACCGCTTTTGAATTTTTGGTGAAAAGACAGAGAAAGACGTTGCAAATGACTAAAAAGATCGCCGCGTACTTCTGACAAGATCTGAACAATAGCTAAAGACATACCATAAGTACTCAAGTAAGCTGCTATGCTAGACAATCCGGAGATAAAAACTACGGACAAGGCTAACAATGAAAGCAGTACTAATGGTGGAAGACCAGTGTCGATGAGAATACCTGAAGAGTTGTTATGGGTAGATACAAGAATGTGGTCAAAAATGTACTTTAAAGGCCAAGGTTCTAATAAGCGGAATCCAGTTTCAAGTAGTAATGCAAAGAAAGAAGCCCCAATCAGCATTTTCCGCTTCTGAGCATACGGCGATAACTTATACCATACTCGCCGAATTCCTGGTAAAACGACTTTCAATTCTTTTTCATTAGAGTGACGATCCATTCACTGTTTCTCCGTGTTTTTGTAATAAATATGCGGTAGAACATCCCTCTAAAGCATAGCTACAGTAATACCAAAAACCCGGTAACTTTATCGTTGAGCATAGGAGATATCAAGCTTTGCAAGGGAGAGGAACCGGGTTTTTTGCTCCTTTTTTAACTGCTGTATTGATGCGTTATGCAGCATAAGTTACATTCACTCTGCTCTCGATATATTCTTTAAGAAAAGTGCTACTTTTCTGAGCACCTTCTAGGTCAAAAATAAGAGAAGTATTCTTAACTGGTTCTTTATCAAGACAAGCAATAATTCTTTGAGCAAGATAAGCAGGTTCTAAATTGTTGGGATGAATAACTTCTACAATTCCCAGTTGCTCTAGCTTTCTAGTTCTGACCAACTGCTCCATATCTTGGTCGTAATGTCCTATAGGAACTACAATAGCACGAACACCAGTTCTGAGAATATTCATGGTCGTGTTGTATCCAGTCAAGCTGATAGAAAGGTCAGCCCTTTCCATATAGTTCAGTAATTGAGGCGTATATCTTT
This genomic interval from Scytonema hofmannii PCC 7110 contains the following:
- a CDS encoding DUF6079 family protein, with protein sequence MRSQVLPNPLTNEFIHDIQEVLSGLVKVVVKTQDLQKVLLNGGSPCTVQEMKKRFDDYLSDLAKGKDPGKVRIVVE
- a CDS encoding ABC transporter ATP-binding protein, with amino-acid sequence MDRHSNEKELKVVLPGIRRVWYKLSPYAQKRKMLIGASFFALLLETGFRLLEPWPLKYIFDHILVSTHNNSSGILIDTGLPPLVLLSLLALSVVFISGLSSIAAYLSTYGMSLAIVQILSEVRGDLFSHLQRLSLSFHQKFKSGDLITRVTTDIEKMRIVIVKAVLPLVTNIVTLIGMLTVMFWLNWELALVAFTIFPLFLVLTGQIVSRIRKFAGKHRNSEGILASTTGETIGAIKVVQVLSLHSLLEGIFSKQNRKSLDEVTESLRLSAALERTVQVLMAIIIAVVLWKGSHAVLQKSLTPGELLVFMTYLKNAFEPMRKLSNQVGQIAKATASGERVVELLDYEPSVRDLPGATKAHPFFGTVRFENVTFAYTPNRIILKNINFVVQSGQQVAVVGPSGSGKSTLLSLILRLYDPVEGRILIDGQDIREYTLDSLRQQVSTVMQESILFAVSVRENIAYGKLEATHQEIEKAARLANAHDFIINLPQGYDTILGERGATLSGGQRQRIAIARAAIRQAPIVILDEPTTGLDNASERAVSKALERLTQERTTFLISHNLRAVKHADLILYVESGSLLEYGTHSELMKLGDRYASLYRLQNITNNGSFRKGGTYALEA
- a CDS encoding DUF4351 domain-containing protein, translated to MSYDNVCKYLAEQYPAEFVRWLLAIEPREIGVLKTELSLEPIRADSVTFLQTANQILHIEFQTLTSSNPPLPFRMLDYSVRLKRQYRCPVIQVIVFLQEEDNELVFTEEYRDETTVHRYRVIRLWEQDSALFLTNPGLLPLAPLTRTDSPQGLLARVAENVDRISDREERQNVAGCLEVLAGLRFTKDVIRQFLSEDMMRESVIYQDIAAKERKQEAILLIMRQLNRRFSQLDSSLVEQVQGLSIKQLEDLAEAFVDFSEVGDLVTWLNQQQRE
- a CDS encoding DUF6079 family protein gives rise to the protein MRFGDFISCVVLKDGQNVLPHKSINLLWDGHLARPYFVVNVVSSSCLAAHFGDRAPEYPTFSLLITRENKIRAAQDALRFLKGTTKTKQAIAVLDGLELLDGDKLDVHRSKYANYILSLLKQKGSGQVLNRAEVIQDISGVEYMAPSQYRLEPEWVVVLAAALVYNGDSALAIPGKKFDANSLDSLVTTSVEELVNFKHIEQPKDWNLPALKALFELLGLAPGMAQLVTQG
- a CDS encoding histidine phosphatase family protein; this translates as MPLKPEQHQGTRVVLVRHGQSTYNALGLYQGCSDESILTEKGCSAASKTGAYLKGLAFDAIYCSPLKRAQQTAGEILEAMSPTVDPNTIHITTLLKETDLPIWQGLAFQYVREKFANEYRTWKQHPHEFCMELPHSPPSYFYPALDLYKRVRQFWQEVLPRHRGQTLLVVAHGGTNRALIHTAIGVTPEHYHCIEQSNCGISILEFPDGSLESGQLMGVNSTSNLEESLPNLQESNQGLRLILLSSQSTSEKQIQQSVQMLEKIGIDFRLNADIHEYQAIVSVRANSEQLSTGLVLGGDRIIKDFINQALSLNPEQLWRLQLYPETISILYYPEPQGVPILQAMNVSVTDKDLLFKLLDNKSYIPAPF
- a CDS encoding DUF4351 domain-containing protein, with the protein product MQESVIYQDILEKARKQEAILIIMRLLNRRFSQLDSSLMEQVQELSTRQLEDLVEAFVDFSEVGDLVTWLNQQQKE
- a CDS encoding glycosyltransferase family 2 protein — its product is MKPSTTEQPLVTIVVVPRERFSCTQESLESIYQHTDIPFKLIYVDGNSPAKVRSYLETQAQEKQFQIIRTDYYLSPNHARNIGLSQVNTKYLVFADNDIIVSPGWLQALVNCAEETGATVVGPLMCEKEPVHEMVHFAGGECRIITDIKGRRHLREKMYKQKQMVRDVHPQLQRTQTELAEFHCVLVRTEIFERIGFLDEAMLCTKEHLDFCLTVAQAGGKVYFEPDSIVTYVPGPPLEWTDIHFYMLRWSDAWTLESFQRIQEKWNLVEDDGYFKTKYKQLGWRRRGTIIKPLTRRLSFGFENKPLKKVLSFLDTRLNRYLTNRYAQLLPQRKLQLTPIQSQKVLTPELSKV
- a CDS encoding colanic acid biosynthesis glycosyltransferase WcaL; its protein translation is MKIAFLVWRFPVLSEAFILNQITGLIDRGHEVHIHALNGPPANLSKVHPVIEEYHLLERTYYPPTRPDNYLWRVLKAIGLLLANLDKGSLSCLQLLNLFKYGQQVTSLKWFYRAIPLLKDRTYDIIHCQFGTLGPMGLVFRETGLLQGKLVTTFRGIDISSYVQEQGDLVYEQLFQEGDFFLANCEFFRNRAIVLGCKPQKIVVHGSGIDCSKFAFTPRYLPSDKRVRIATTGRLVEKKGIEYAIRAIAKLACHHQNIEYNIIGDGPLKEDFQKLIAELNISHIVKLLGWKQQQEIIEILDNSHIFIAPSITAADGNQDAPVNTLKEAMAMGLPVISTFHGGIPELVQDGISGFLVPERDTNAIAEKLSHLISHPEIWEQMGRAGRARVQEKYDMNKLNNELVEIYQQLLHAESIKQSLLKQPFTLTHV